One genomic region from Haloterrigena gelatinilytica encodes:
- a CDS encoding sulfatase-like hydrolase/transferase yields MRNVVLLCLDSVRKDTFDAYARRLDGRADLSYEQCRAASSWSAPSYASMVTGALPHEHGVHTHDPHVSGIDRSATLFGDLESHRALGVSTNVFAGSPYGFDAFFDEFVDVTEAHRFPEGVDPVAVRSASDRSGPAVYLDFLRTALSHDQPLYSLANGVTGFLDTVSEDAPIPKLFDDGARAVTRTSRGLIDDTDGPFVLFGSFMEAHTPLRNLRAFDRSLRAASNAFTTADRTVWELMETPEEHREFLETRRELYGAAIDYLDRTIADFVDWVRANTARETTVVITADHGENQGYECEDGLVRHKSSLSEGLLHVPLLVVNPPDGYPETESEFVSHLELPSLLAAMARDEVVDPATDRVVAEHVGMSAGPEPPERLEYWDRLMRAAYDGSTKYVWDSLGNRREYELDRDRPCWQRRVGDESEVQRETDGPSDDEPRGTVPDWATGRFETDAIESKRRALEDADDGSTDDVDAGVQDRLEKLGYV; encoded by the coding sequence ATGCGAAACGTCGTTTTGCTCTGTCTCGACTCCGTCAGGAAGGACACGTTCGACGCGTACGCCCGGCGGCTCGACGGGCGGGCCGACCTGTCGTACGAGCAGTGTCGGGCCGCGAGCTCCTGGAGCGCCCCGAGCTACGCCAGCATGGTGACCGGGGCGCTCCCGCACGAACACGGCGTTCATACTCACGACCCGCACGTCTCCGGGATCGATCGCTCGGCGACGCTCTTCGGGGACCTCGAGTCACACCGAGCGCTGGGGGTGAGTACGAACGTCTTCGCCGGCTCGCCGTACGGCTTCGACGCGTTCTTCGACGAGTTCGTCGACGTCACCGAGGCCCACCGGTTTCCGGAGGGAGTCGATCCGGTCGCCGTTCGGTCGGCCAGCGACCGGTCGGGACCGGCCGTCTACCTCGACTTCCTCCGTACCGCGCTCTCTCATGACCAGCCGCTGTACAGCCTCGCCAACGGCGTTACCGGTTTCCTCGATACGGTCTCCGAGGACGCGCCGATTCCGAAGCTGTTCGACGACGGTGCGCGCGCCGTCACCCGCACCTCGAGGGGGCTGATCGACGACACCGACGGACCGTTCGTCCTGTTCGGTTCGTTCATGGAGGCCCACACCCCGCTTCGGAACCTCCGCGCGTTCGACCGATCGCTTCGCGCGGCGTCGAACGCGTTCACGACGGCCGATCGGACCGTCTGGGAGCTGATGGAGACCCCCGAGGAGCACCGCGAGTTCCTCGAGACGCGCCGCGAGCTGTACGGCGCGGCGATCGACTACCTCGACCGGACTATCGCCGACTTCGTCGACTGGGTGCGGGCGAACACGGCCCGCGAGACGACGGTCGTGATCACCGCCGATCACGGCGAGAATCAGGGGTACGAGTGCGAGGACGGACTCGTCCGCCACAAGAGCAGCCTCTCCGAGGGGCTGTTACACGTGCCGCTGCTCGTCGTCAACCCGCCCGACGGCTACCCCGAAACCGAATCCGAGTTCGTCTCCCACCTCGAGTTGCCGTCGCTGCTCGCGGCGATGGCCCGCGACGAGGTCGTCGATCCCGCGACCGACCGCGTCGTCGCGGAACACGTCGGCATGAGCGCCGGCCCCGAACCGCCCGAGCGACTGGAGTACTGGGATCGGCTGATGCGGGCGGCCTACGACGGGTCGACGAAGTACGTCTGGGATTCGCTGGGGAACCGCCGCGAGTACGAACTCGATCGCGACCGCCCGTGCTGGCAGCGCCGCGTCGGCGACGAGAGCGAGGTCCAGCGTGAAACGGACGGCCCGAGCGACGACGAACCGCGAGGGACCGTCCCCGACTGGGCGACCGGCCGATTCGAGACCGACGCGATCGAGTCCAAGCGACGGGCGCTCGAGGACGCCGACGACGGCTCGACCGACGACGTCGACGCGGGCGTGCAGGACCGCCTCGAGAAACTCGGCTACGTCTAA
- a CDS encoding ABC transporter substrate-binding protein, whose product MAREVKGRATRRSFLMTTGAASAVAVAGCLGGEGPDDDEFVITLSQFPDTVDPIDHITGDYFDVFDHVYEPLFDIQPGEAPESRVVEDWEHGDGAAELRLRDDVQFHDGQDLTAEDVAFTLERQIDPEVGPASSQVAGLGSIEGAEAVDDSTVRFEYSGAAALAEYEFGNYARAMSREWTDDQESAESGEIVGDSADVFNGTGPYEVVDFTPDTEIVLEPFDDYWGDEPPFERLVFNADEESSGRVAALETGESDLTINVLPEDVQTVQDTEDAEVRTVTSFRNIFCPMKNEAEPFDSQEFRQAMNYAVDNEGVIDDVLSGFGEPMSQPVPPGVNGYNPDLDPYPYDPDEAESLVEESGYGGAEIELVAPQGRYLNDADVAQTVADQIDQLENVSCDVDVVDFGVVSDANSAGMDDYEIPFFMIGWGVITGDTDYGVSGFFQEGGGVQTFRDEELDQAIEESKEIDDPEEREQQLQAVNELAREKAPWIFLHLQESIYGVRQDVQWEPREDETIWAWEMSQ is encoded by the coding sequence ATGGCACGGGAAGTAAAGGGACGGGCGACGCGGCGGTCGTTCCTGATGACAACGGGTGCAGCGTCAGCGGTGGCGGTCGCCGGCTGTCTCGGCGGTGAGGGGCCGGACGACGACGAGTTCGTGATCACGCTCTCGCAGTTTCCGGACACCGTCGACCCCATCGACCACATCACGGGCGACTACTTCGACGTCTTCGATCACGTCTACGAACCCCTGTTCGACATTCAACCGGGCGAGGCGCCCGAGTCGCGGGTCGTCGAAGACTGGGAGCACGGCGACGGCGCCGCCGAGTTGCGTCTCCGCGACGACGTACAGTTCCACGACGGCCAGGACCTGACCGCCGAAGACGTCGCGTTCACCCTCGAGCGCCAGATCGATCCGGAGGTCGGTCCCGCCTCCTCGCAGGTCGCCGGGTTGGGATCGATCGAGGGGGCCGAGGCGGTCGACGACTCGACCGTTCGGTTCGAGTACTCGGGAGCGGCCGCGCTCGCCGAGTACGAGTTCGGGAACTACGCGCGAGCGATGAGCCGCGAGTGGACGGACGACCAGGAGAGCGCCGAGAGCGGCGAGATCGTCGGCGACTCGGCGGACGTCTTCAACGGGACCGGCCCCTACGAGGTCGTCGACTTCACGCCGGACACCGAAATCGTCCTCGAGCCGTTCGACGACTACTGGGGCGACGAGCCGCCGTTCGAGCGGCTCGTGTTCAACGCCGACGAGGAGTCCAGCGGCCGCGTCGCCGCGCTCGAGACCGGGGAGAGCGATCTCACTATCAACGTCCTGCCGGAGGACGTCCAGACGGTTCAGGACACCGAGGACGCCGAGGTCCGGACGGTGACGAGCTTCCGGAACATCTTCTGCCCGATGAAAAACGAGGCGGAGCCCTTCGACAGTCAAGAATTCCGGCAGGCGATGAACTACGCCGTCGACAACGAGGGCGTCATCGACGACGTCCTCAGCGGCTTCGGGGAACCGATGAGCCAGCCGGTCCCGCCGGGCGTCAACGGCTACAACCCCGACCTCGACCCGTACCCCTACGATCCCGACGAGGCCGAGAGCCTCGTCGAGGAGAGCGGCTACGGCGGGGCGGAGATCGAACTGGTCGCCCCGCAGGGACGGTACCTGAACGACGCCGACGTCGCCCAGACCGTCGCCGACCAGATCGACCAGCTCGAGAACGTCTCCTGTGACGTCGACGTCGTCGACTTCGGAGTCGTCTCCGACGCGAACTCGGCGGGGATGGACGACTACGAGATCCCCTTCTTCATGATCGGCTGGGGGGTCATCACCGGCGACACCGACTACGGCGTCTCCGGGTTCTTCCAGGAGGGCGGCGGCGTCCAGACGTTCCGCGACGAGGAACTCGATCAGGCGATCGAGGAGAGCAAGGAGATCGACGATCCCGAAGAGCGCGAGCAACAGCTACAGGCGGTCAACGAGCTGGCCCGGGAGAAGGCGCCGTGGATCTTCCTCCACTTACAGGAGAGCATCTACGGCGTCCGCCAGGACGTCCAGTGGGAGCCCCGCGAGGACGAGACCATCTGGGCCTGGGAGATGAGCCAGTAG
- a CDS encoding ribonuclease H family protein gives MAAHGRSNLRDLFDESPTPHIAHPPRTHHRDFYVATDGSFRESGGGLGAVIETRDGTRVARVATADAPPDNNVAEYRALHLGLDVLAARAPRDACVGVLVDHDSLASNVNSTILATNHPDGKPPRPVSIPPASRNHWRGIQARLTGFGEVRAARIDSGQNPAHPLANAPDRYRHVNQEPERCVLPETPEPAAAEFPPPSRADRNGGSGRASD, from the coding sequence ATGGCCGCTCACGGCCGGTCCAACCTGCGGGACCTGTTCGACGAGTCGCCCACACCGCACATCGCCCACCCCCCGCGAACCCATCACCGGGACTTCTACGTCGCCACCGACGGCTCCTTCCGGGAGTCCGGCGGCGGACTGGGCGCTGTCATCGAAACGCGCGACGGCACCCGCGTCGCCCGCGTCGCGACCGCGGACGCGCCTCCGGACAACAACGTCGCCGAGTATCGGGCGCTCCACCTCGGTCTCGACGTCCTCGCCGCTCGCGCGCCGCGAGACGCCTGCGTCGGCGTGCTCGTGGACCACGACTCGTTGGCCAGCAACGTCAACAGCACCATCCTCGCGACGAACCATCCGGACGGCAAACCGCCGCGTCCGGTCTCGATCCCGCCCGCGTCGCGCAACCACTGGCGCGGTATCCAGGCCCGTCTCACCGGGTTCGGCGAGGTCAGGGCCGCGCGCATCGACAGCGGACAGAACCCGGCCCACCCGCTCGCGAACGCCCCCGATCGCTACCGACACGTCAACCAGGAACCCGAGCGCTGCGTCCTGCCGGAGACGCCGGAACCGGCCGCCGCCGAGTTCCCGCCGCCGTCTCGAGCCGATCGCAACGGCGGGAGCGGGCGCGCCTCGGACTGA
- a CDS encoding oligosaccharide flippase family protein: protein MSNDSAGIADLRSVADGASLHYLGTVVVNVVGFLLNLLLTRLLGASVYGIYAYGTMILNAVLLFATVGTDVSITKYLSANRDDPAYQRRMLGLAYLTTIVGSLVTAAIVYTAAPTITAHTLEEPMLTTALRIFAIALPFQALGKIASSTVRGLEKPTEKTVIMVVGPTIRLVAIAAAVALGYSLLGIAAAFAVAAVMAALFGIGYSLSRTDLRPSGRFSRSETTEFYNFSAPLTLSKASSFLFKRVDVFMVGFLLASADVGIYNIAVLLAGVIAMPLAGFNQFFPPVASRLYSNAEYDTLESIYATVTRWSITASVAIALPLYVYRTEVLTLFGPEFVAGTLVVTLFIAGQLFNAAAGPANDLLTMTDHQYLVMGNHFVFGVCNVVLNYYFIVEFGLIGAALATAAVLATLNVVRVLEVWYLEGLFAYSPALWKPCVATAVSAAVMYGLRLYLDGPVVVFVGGAAGTAAFLGTLYLLGLDEQDIQIADEYLGLVS, encoded by the coding sequence ATGTCGAACGACTCCGCCGGAATCGCCGATCTCCGCTCCGTCGCCGACGGCGCGTCGCTGCACTATCTCGGCACCGTCGTCGTCAACGTCGTCGGATTCCTGTTGAACCTCCTGTTGACCCGGCTGCTCGGCGCCAGCGTGTACGGGATCTACGCCTACGGGACGATGATCCTCAACGCGGTGTTGCTGTTCGCCACCGTCGGGACCGACGTCTCGATCACGAAGTACCTCTCGGCGAACCGGGACGATCCCGCCTACCAGCGCCGGATGCTCGGGCTGGCCTACCTGACGACGATCGTCGGCAGTCTCGTCACCGCGGCGATCGTCTACACCGCCGCCCCGACGATCACCGCCCACACGCTCGAGGAGCCGATGCTGACGACCGCCCTCCGAATCTTCGCCATCGCGTTGCCGTTTCAGGCGCTCGGCAAGATCGCCTCGAGCACGGTCCGGGGCCTCGAGAAACCGACCGAGAAGACCGTCATCATGGTCGTCGGACCGACGATCAGGCTCGTCGCGATCGCGGCCGCCGTGGCGCTCGGCTACTCGCTGCTCGGTATCGCGGCGGCGTTCGCGGTCGCGGCGGTGATGGCCGCGCTGTTCGGGATCGGCTACTCGCTGTCGCGAACCGATCTCCGGCCGTCCGGGCGCTTCTCTCGGTCCGAGACGACCGAGTTTTACAACTTCTCGGCGCCGTTGACGCTCTCGAAGGCCTCGTCGTTCCTGTTCAAACGCGTCGACGTCTTCATGGTCGGCTTCCTGCTGGCGTCGGCCGACGTCGGGATCTACAACATCGCCGTCCTGCTCGCGGGCGTGATCGCGATGCCGCTGGCCGGCTTCAACCAGTTCTTCCCCCCGGTGGCCTCGCGGCTGTACTCGAACGCGGAGTACGACACGCTCGAGTCGATATACGCGACCGTCACCCGCTGGTCGATCACGGCCTCGGTCGCCATCGCACTCCCGTTGTACGTCTACCGGACCGAGGTGCTCACGCTGTTCGGTCCCGAGTTCGTCGCCGGGACGCTCGTCGTCACGCTGTTTATCGCCGGGCAGTTGTTCAACGCCGCCGCCGGGCCGGCCAACGACCTCCTGACGATGACCGACCACCAGTACCTCGTGATGGGTAACCACTTCGTCTTCGGCGTCTGTAACGTCGTCCTCAACTACTACTTCATCGTCGAGTTCGGGTTGATCGGCGCCGCGCTCGCGACGGCCGCCGTCCTGGCGACCCTGAACGTCGTCCGCGTCCTCGAGGTGTGGTACCTGGAAGGGTTGTTCGCTTACTCGCCGGCGCTGTGGAAGCCCTGCGTCGCCACCGCCGTCAGCGCCGCCGTCATGTACGGGCTCCGGCTGTACCTCGACGGGCCGGTCGTCGTCTTCGTCGGCGGGGCGGCCGGCACCGCCGCCTTCCTCGGGACGCTGTACCTGCTCGGGCTCGACGAGCAGGACATCCAGATCGCGGACGAGTACCTCGGACTGGTCTCGTAA
- a CDS encoding HAD family hydrolase has translation MPRAVVFDLDYTLAVPTRDRATLLSEATTAADAPSLSREEYLAAHRRNLTRETREPIFADLLAERETDAEPAAVADAYRETIADALEPLPGVESMLADLRGEYRVGLLTNGPVRAQRDKLATLGWEDAFDAALVTGELEAGKPDPRAFEAIAAELDVDPRDAVYVGDEVEADVSGSTDAGMDAIQVLLADGPDPDPRAVAHVEQASIATELPTILDDLA, from the coding sequence ATGCCACGGGCGGTCGTCTTCGACCTCGATTACACGCTGGCCGTCCCCACGCGGGACCGAGCGACGCTGCTCTCGGAGGCGACGACCGCCGCCGACGCGCCGTCGCTCTCCCGCGAGGAGTACCTCGCGGCCCACCGTCGGAACCTCACGCGCGAGACGCGCGAACCGATCTTCGCGGACCTGCTCGCCGAGCGGGAGACGGACGCGGAGCCGGCCGCGGTCGCCGACGCCTACCGCGAGACGATCGCCGACGCCCTCGAGCCGCTGCCCGGCGTCGAGTCGATGCTCGCGGACCTCCGCGGGGAGTACCGCGTCGGCCTGCTCACCAACGGCCCCGTCCGCGCCCAGCGGGACAAACTCGCGACGCTGGGCTGGGAGGACGCCTTCGACGCCGCGCTCGTCACCGGCGAGCTCGAGGCCGGCAAACCGGATCCGCGCGCGTTCGAGGCTATCGCCGCCGAACTGGACGTCGACCCCCGCGACGCCGTCTACGTCGGCGACGAAGTCGAGGCCGACGTCTCGGGGTCGACCGACGCCGGCATGGACGCGATCCAGGTCCTTCTGGCGGACGGCCCCGATCCCGACCCGCGCGCGGTGGCGCACGTCGAACAGGCGTCGATCGCGACCGAACTGCCGACGATTCTCGACGACCTCGCGTAG
- a CDS encoding DUF2240 family protein: MSLRVAVAAPFIQNGTRRLQENEFVVALSLDRDWFSPDQSKRLIDVATQDGLLERTDDALEATFDPGEVTVPDEFVPDEELLQERSAFERVLDALVAEGMEKHEAVGAINQLQDDLGLTIEAAAVVYARREGVDVSELVPVAREALADAEAEGR, from the coding sequence ATGAGCCTTCGCGTCGCGGTCGCCGCCCCGTTCATCCAGAACGGCACCCGGCGCCTCCAGGAAAACGAGTTCGTGGTCGCGCTCTCGCTCGACCGCGACTGGTTCTCGCCCGACCAGTCGAAACGCCTGATCGACGTCGCCACTCAGGACGGTCTCCTCGAGCGCACCGACGACGCCCTCGAGGCCACGTTCGATCCCGGCGAGGTGACCGTCCCCGACGAGTTCGTTCCCGACGAGGAACTCTTACAGGAGCGCTCGGCGTTCGAACGCGTCCTCGACGCGCTCGTCGCCGAGGGGATGGAGAAACACGAGGCGGTCGGCGCCATCAACCAACTACAGGACGACCTCGGTCTGACCATCGAGGCCGCCGCGGTCGTCTACGCCCGGCGAGAGGGCGTCGACGTGAGCGAACTGGTCCCCGTCGCGCGGGAGGCCCTCGCCGACGCGGAAGCCGAAGGGCGTTAG
- a CDS encoding ABC transporter permease, translating to MIPERLRSNLKREFDRSLLAKLGLVLLVGVLLMAVFAPIIATHDPTRTGYVDENGNEYPPRGAEYTTQIGEDGEFVEVEVEPNEEHLLGTNNIGQDVFSRFVYGARTSLLVGLLGTGLAVLMGVPFGLIAGYYGGRVDDAMMRIADVMLAFPSLVLALALIGVFGTSGISVPDPIVMAGLADGMPERTVIPGTVTIVVALVTWVWFARVARGEAMSVRTEEYVKAARSVGASDRTILRKHVLPNSLTPVIVLATIQVAAVVLLESSLSFLGFSGTTLSWGYEIQRGQDYLRTRWWIATIPGIGIVLSVIAVNLLGDWLRDALDPNIEGERG from the coding sequence ATGATCCCCGAGCGGCTGCGATCGAACCTGAAGCGGGAGTTCGACCGGAGCCTGCTGGCGAAGCTGGGGCTGGTGCTCCTCGTCGGCGTCCTGCTCATGGCGGTGTTCGCGCCGATCATCGCGACCCACGATCCGACGCGGACCGGCTACGTCGACGAGAACGGCAACGAGTATCCGCCGCGGGGCGCGGAGTACACCACGCAGATCGGCGAGGACGGCGAGTTCGTCGAAGTCGAGGTCGAACCGAACGAAGAGCACCTCCTCGGGACGAACAACATCGGCCAGGACGTCTTCTCCCGCTTCGTCTACGGCGCGCGGACGTCGCTGCTGGTCGGACTCCTCGGAACCGGACTCGCCGTTCTCATGGGCGTCCCGTTCGGCCTGATCGCGGGCTACTACGGCGGCCGCGTCGACGACGCGATGATGCGGATCGCCGACGTCATGCTGGCGTTCCCCTCGCTGGTCCTCGCGCTCGCCTTAATCGGCGTCTTCGGCACCTCGGGGATCAGCGTTCCCGACCCGATCGTGATGGCGGGGCTGGCCGACGGGATGCCCGAGCGCACCGTCATCCCCGGAACCGTCACGATCGTCGTCGCGCTGGTCACCTGGGTCTGGTTCGCCCGCGTCGCCCGCGGCGAGGCGATGTCCGTCCGCACCGAGGAGTACGTCAAGGCGGCCAGGAGCGTCGGCGCGAGCGACCGGACGATCCTCCGCAAACACGTGCTGCCGAACAGTCTGACGCCGGTGATCGTGCTCGCGACGATTCAGGTCGCCGCGGTCGTCCTGCTCGAGAGTTCGCTCTCGTTTCTCGGCTTTTCGGGGACGACGCTCTCGTGGGGCTACGAGATCCAGCGCGGACAGGACTACCTCCGGACGCGCTGGTGGATCGCGACGATTCCGGGGATCGGGATCGTCCTGTCGGTGATCGCCGTCAACCTGTTGGGCGACTGGCTGCGCGACGCGCTCGATCCGAACATCGAAGGTGAACGAGGATGA
- a CDS encoding alkaline phosphatase family protein, with product MATRSVLPERYSLENLQKVVRNPRLLRKELFTLGLRINSRAARFRNEHRGTDDGIDVMDADWDNLLILDGCRHDMFAAQSDLEGTLSRKRSRGSDSWEFMEANFAGKDLHDTVYVTANPHVYELEGDVFHAVVDLLDRRWDEDARTVRPDAVVEEAIAARDRFPDKRLIVHFMQPHFPFLGPTGERFSHKGLEHHLDDDERSSAPNPWFGLIHDQDIDAETVVAAYRENLDIVLPHVESLLEALDGKSVVTADHGNLIGERGVPVPIRLYGHPRGLHVDQLLTVPWLKVDGATRREVVSEPPVAADDATDADDDAVEDRLSALGYV from the coding sequence ATGGCTACTCGATCCGTTCTCCCGGAGCGATACTCGCTCGAGAACCTCCAGAAGGTCGTTCGGAATCCCAGGCTCCTCCGGAAGGAACTGTTCACGCTCGGTCTGCGGATCAACTCGCGGGCGGCCCGGTTTCGAAACGAGCACCGGGGAACCGACGACGGAATCGACGTGATGGACGCCGACTGGGACAACCTGCTCATCCTCGACGGCTGTCGGCACGATATGTTCGCCGCCCAGTCGGACCTGGAGGGGACGCTCTCCCGGAAACGATCCCGAGGCAGCGACAGCTGGGAGTTCATGGAGGCGAACTTCGCGGGAAAGGACCTCCACGACACGGTGTACGTCACCGCCAATCCCCACGTCTACGAACTCGAGGGCGACGTGTTTCACGCGGTCGTCGACCTCCTGGATCGGCGCTGGGACGAGGACGCACGGACCGTCCGGCCGGACGCGGTCGTCGAGGAGGCGATCGCCGCCCGCGATCGGTTCCCCGACAAGCGGCTCATCGTCCACTTCATGCAGCCCCACTTCCCGTTTCTCGGCCCGACCGGGGAACGGTTCTCGCACAAGGGTCTCGAGCACCACCTGGACGACGACGAGCGCTCGAGCGCGCCCAACCCCTGGTTCGGACTCATCCACGACCAGGATATCGACGCCGAGACGGTCGTAGCCGCCTACCGGGAGAACCTCGATATCGTCCTGCCCCACGTCGAGTCACTCCTCGAGGCGCTCGACGGAAAGAGCGTGGTGACCGCCGACCACGGAAACCTGATCGGCGAGCGGGGCGTTCCCGTGCCGATCCGGCTGTACGGCCACCCGCGCGGACTCCACGTCGATCAGTTGCTGACCGTTCCGTGGCTCAAGGTCGACGGCGCCACGCGCCGGGAGGTCGTCTCGGAACCGCCGGTCGCGGCCGACGACGCGACGGATGCCGACGACGACGCGGTCGAGGATCGGTTGAGCGCGCTCGGCTACGTCTAG
- a CDS encoding ABC transporter permease, translated as MALGKFLVKRLLQGVFVVWGVVTVMFTLRAVSPGDPANLIVGEAADPHLREQVRQQYGLNEPIYVQYADYLRGIVVGDFGYSFQSGRQVEAMVIERVPATLELAVAATIIAILIAVPLGVISASRRNEPADYGATMFSLLGISTPNFWLGLMLILLLAVQLGLFPTGRRPVGLAEALTALATTGYATGLVVWLKHIILPAITLGTYFTALITRLTRSGMLDELGKPYVDATEAKGLPAALIRYKHVLRNTMIPIVTVLGLQLGTLIGGAVITETVFSWPGLGDRLIQALNARDWPLMQGIIVFIGISFVLINIVVDALYASLDPRVIDE; from the coding sequence ATGGCACTCGGAAAATTCCTGGTGAAACGGCTCCTTCAGGGCGTGTTCGTCGTCTGGGGAGTCGTCACCGTCATGTTCACGTTGCGGGCCGTCTCGCCGGGCGATCCGGCGAACCTGATCGTCGGCGAGGCCGCCGACCCGCACCTCCGCGAACAGGTCAGACAACAGTACGGACTGAACGAACCGATATACGTCCAGTACGCCGACTACCTGCGAGGGATCGTCGTCGGCGACTTCGGCTACTCCTTCCAGTCGGGTCGACAGGTCGAGGCGATGGTGATCGAACGGGTCCCGGCGACCCTCGAGTTGGCGGTCGCGGCGACGATCATCGCGATCCTCATCGCGGTGCCGTTGGGCGTGATCAGCGCGTCCCGCCGGAACGAACCCGCCGACTACGGGGCGACGATGTTCTCGCTGCTCGGGATCTCGACGCCGAACTTCTGGCTGGGCTTGATGTTGATCCTGCTGCTCGCCGTGCAGCTCGGGCTGTTCCCGACCGGTCGGCGGCCGGTCGGTCTCGCGGAGGCCCTGACGGCCCTGGCGACGACCGGTTACGCCACCGGACTCGTCGTGTGGCTCAAACACATCATCCTGCCGGCGATCACGCTGGGGACGTACTTCACGGCCCTGATCACGCGACTGACGCGCAGCGGGATGCTCGACGAACTCGGCAAGCCGTACGTCGACGCGACCGAGGCGAAGGGGCTGCCGGCCGCGTTGATCCGGTACAAGCACGTCCTCCGGAACACGATGATCCCGATCGTGACCGTCCTCGGCCTCCAGCTGGGGACGCTGATCGGCGGCGCGGTCATCACGGAGACGGTGTTCAGCTGGCCCGGTCTCGGCGACCGACTCATTCAGGCGCTGAACGCCCGCGACTGGCCGCTCATGCAGGGGATTATCGTCTTCATCGGCATCTCATTCGTCCTGATCAACATCGTCGTCGACGCGCTGTACGCCTCGCTCGATCCCCGGGTGATCGACGAATGA
- a CDS encoding ABC transporter ATP-binding protein: MTTPDDILRVRDLSTRFFTQEGRINAVSELDVRIERGEVFGIVGESGSGKSVTARSIMDLVESPGRITDGEIWFDDAELADAVADDHPDAVDGTFVNLLELPERVRDSLRGTSFSMIFQDPESSFNPTLTVGEQLAEAVEVQRRASATPRSTRARTREYSLASYALSTVLPSRTYVTPESRERAIELLELVGIPDPVERADEYPHEYSGGMLQRAMIAQALAGEPDVLIADEPTTALDVTIQAQILDLLDDLQAETGMTILLITHNLGVIARMCDRIGVMYAGEIVERGTLADVFDDHVHPYTEGLLGSIPDLEGARSRLEPIPGNVPSLLADEQDDRCRFADRCPKAMEDCLEHPPEYPAAGSDHHEARCVLAETAYDETRALPEGYFGETERPAADKHAGPEEPDEEPPEERSHPPTETTGGEHQ; the protein is encoded by the coding sequence ATGACGACACCGGACGACATACTTCGCGTTCGCGACCTCTCGACGCGGTTCTTCACGCAGGAGGGACGGATCAACGCGGTCTCGGAGCTCGACGTGCGGATCGAACGCGGCGAGGTCTTCGGGATCGTCGGCGAGAGCGGCAGCGGCAAGAGCGTCACCGCCCGCTCGATCATGGACCTGGTCGAATCGCCCGGGCGGATCACCGACGGGGAGATCTGGTTCGACGACGCCGAGCTGGCCGATGCGGTCGCCGACGATCACCCCGACGCCGTCGACGGCACGTTCGTGAACCTGCTCGAGCTCCCCGAACGCGTCCGGGACTCGCTTCGGGGCACCTCGTTCAGCATGATCTTTCAGGATCCCGAGAGCAGCTTCAATCCGACGCTGACGGTCGGCGAGCAACTCGCCGAAGCCGTCGAAGTCCAGCGCCGGGCCAGCGCGACCCCGCGGTCGACGCGGGCCCGGACCCGGGAGTACTCGCTCGCCTCGTACGCGCTCTCGACGGTGCTTCCCTCGCGGACGTACGTCACGCCGGAGAGCCGCGAGCGGGCGATCGAACTGCTCGAACTGGTCGGCATCCCGGACCCGGTCGAGCGGGCCGACGAGTACCCCCACGAGTACTCCGGCGGAATGCTCCAGCGGGCGATGATCGCCCAGGCGCTGGCCGGCGAACCCGACGTCTTGATCGCCGACGAACCGACGACCGCGCTGGACGTCACCATCCAGGCCCAGATCCTCGACCTGCTCGACGACCTGCAGGCCGAAACCGGCATGACCATCCTGCTGATCACCCACAACCTCGGCGTCATCGCCCGGATGTGCGACCGGATCGGCGTGATGTACGCCGGCGAGATCGTCGAGCGGGGGACCCTCGCGGACGTCTTCGACGACCACGTCCATCCGTACACCGAGGGATTGCTCGGGTCGATCCCGGACCTCGAGGGCGCGCGGAGTCGCCTCGAGCCGATCCCGGGGAACGTGCCGAGCCTGCTCGCCGACGAACAGGACGATCGGTGTCGCTTCGCCGACCGCTGCCCGAAGGCCATGGAGGACTGCCTCGAGCATCCGCCGGAGTACCCGGCCGCGGGAAGCGACCACCACGAGGCGCGGTGCGTCCTCGCCGAGACGGCGTACGACGAGACGCGGGCGTTGCCCGAGGGCTACTTCGGCGAGACGGAGCGACCCGCCGCCGACAAACACGCCGGGCCGGAAGAACCCGACGAGGAACCGCCGGAAGAGCGGTCGCACCCGCCGACCGAGACGACCGGAGGTGAACACCAGTGA